CTTCACCTCAAAATCCTGCCATTTATTAATCAGTTCTTGTTTTTTCATATATATTTTACACACTGGAACCAAGGACAAAACGAGCCCGTTCGTGCCGAAGCATTTCATATGGCGTCATAAACTTAATTTTAAGACTGATACAAACATTTGGAATTCCTATTTTCTTAGTCGAATTATACGCTTTTTCATGTGTGACAACAGTATGCCCATGGGCTAAAGCATGAGATACCAAGTAGTAATCAGCTACCTGTAGAAAGGTATTTACAGCAACAGGTTCATATTTTTGGCTTGATGCCCATGCGCTGACTGAACTAAGCGCGGGCAATATTGTCGCGTCAGGTCTAAGGAAAAATTCCGGGCCTCTCTTAGCCGCCCAATCAGAAAGTTCATCCACGCCGGCATTTATCTCATCGCCAACTTTTTCAATACTAAAAACTCGCTTAGCTGTATTATTTGTTATCAGCCAATCCCAAAATGCCGGACAAAAATCAAGGCCATAATGGAGATTTTTTGCCTGGATAAAAACATTTGCATCAAGTAAATATACCATTAGACTACTCCCAGCGTATACCCGAGATCCCGGAAAGTTTCAAGCTTTGAAAATCCAAGCATACGAAACGCGTCACGATAAAGGGTTTGCCCCTCAAGCGTACTGGCAACAAGCGCTCTGGCAAAACGCTTGCTAAGCCGCGCGCCCTGTGTCAGGTAAAAATCGCCCCCTGATCCTGTAGAAATTTCCTGGAGGCGCTCTACCTCTTCATTATAGGCCTTCCAGAATTGCTCTTTTTTGAGGCCGCCCGCATCGAAAATTCTCCGTAAAATAACCAATGTGCTGACTTTGAAACGACGGGCCAGGCGATTGGCCTCTTCAGACAATGGTTTATTTTTTTGATACTCGTCCCGCATAACAGCCAGAGGCACTAAAAGTTCAGCGGCAACCTGATTGCACCAACGCTCAATCTCGTTTCCAGTTACATCACTGACCTGAGAATCAGAAAGAGCGGATTGTCCGAGCCAGATATGGGCTAACTCATGCGCGAGAGTAAACATCTGGGCCGATTTTGTATCCGACCCGTTTATAAATATAAGTGGAGATAAATTGTCAACCAAGGCAAAACCCCGAAATTCGTCTACATCAAGCTTTCGCCAATTGTTATTTCCAACCACACCATTTACCATAACGAGAATCCCCAGGTCATCAGCTTGGGCAATAAAGCTCCGCAACGCGTCCGTCCAGGTTCTCATTTTGCGGCGTTCTTCAATATCAAATCCAAGTGTTTGACGAATTCGCATTGCAGATTTTTCAACATTATCTGAAGTCGCGGCAGAATTGACAAATTGCAGAGGCTTTTCACCTGAAATTCGCATAAAATCACGATACCATTCCTGCCTTTGCTGACAAATATAAATGGTATCCAGAAGATTGGGGCTTGGATGGCCATACTTTTTGTTACCGACTGTCCGAAAATCAGGAATCGGAACTTTCTCAACTGGAGGCTCCTGAAGGAAAAGAAATCCAATTGGGGTGTATGTAGCTTTAGCAAAACGCTCCAATTGCTTGAGAGTCGGGTTTGCTTTACCGCTGCTCCAAAGCTCAAATTTTGGAAACTTATCATATATGTTTTTTAGGCTTTTCCCTGAACGTTTACAAGCCCAATCCAACATTTCCGGTTTTACTGTCACGCGGTTCATCTGCATATTTTTCATATTATTCCAAATTATCTAAAAAAATAATCTTTAAAAATCCACTCCAACAACTATCACTGCCTTAAATTATACCAACAATTATCTTAGGAGGTTAAAGCTTTTTATTCTGAAAGTTATTATCGAATGGAAGAGGTCAGTTCTTTATTTTGGTTTGGTTCCTTCATCTTCCACCGCTTTCCACATAATTTCGTAAAATTTCATCCTTTTGTATTACCGCTTTCACATAAATGCATAACCTGTTGTATTCAGATTCCAGCTCCGGACAACTTTCCCAAATTTCATTGCTGTCGATTACTCTCTGTATTTTGCTGCCCAAAACATCTACTCCCGCCCAATTTTTAAGAATATCGGGATTAAGTAATATCCACGCGAAAAATCCTTCCCGGTATTTTTTCTCCGGATTCGAAATAAAATCCCAGGTTTTGTCAATATAATCATGATCAATCCATGCCATTTGTTCCTCAGCCCTGGCTCCACCCTTTTCCTTTCTTAATATTTCAGTTAATTCTTTTATGCAGGAAGGAAAAGGCTCTGA
The nucleotide sequence above comes from bacterium. Encoded proteins:
- a CDS encoding DUF4411 family protein, coding for MVYLLDANVFIQAKNLHYGLDFCPAFWDWLITNNTAKRVFSIEKVGDEINAGVDELSDWAAKRGPEFFLRPDATILPALSSVSAWASSQKYEPVAVNTFLQVADYYLVSHALAHGHTVVTHEKAYNSTKKIGIPNVCISLKIKFMTPYEMLRHERARFVLGSSV
- a CDS encoding ImmA/IrrE family metallo-endopeptidase produces the protein MKNMQMNRVTVKPEMLDWACKRSGKSLKNIYDKFPKFELWSSGKANPTLKQLERFAKATYTPIGFLFLQEPPVEKVPIPDFRTVGNKKYGHPSPNLLDTIYICQQRQEWYRDFMRISGEKPLQFVNSAATSDNVEKSAMRIRQTLGFDIEERRKMRTWTDALRSFIAQADDLGILVMVNGVVGNNNWRKLDVDEFRGFALVDNLSPLIFINGSDTKSAQMFTLAHELAHIWLGQSALSDSQVSDVTGNEIERWCNQVAAELLVPLAVMRDEYQKNKPLSEEANRLARRFKVSTLVILRRIFDAGGLKKEQFWKAYNEEVERLQEISTGSGGDFYLTQGARLSKRFARALVASTLEGQTLYRDAFRMLGFSKLETFRDLGYTLGVV